One window from the genome of Ciconia boyciana chromosome 8, ASM3463844v1, whole genome shotgun sequence encodes:
- the SNUPN gene encoding snurportin-1 isoform X2 — protein sequence MARGRRAGVAMEELSAALAAGVALAAPNSPAAPHPRLAAYKARGGPGQAERRQRLLRLQRERRLDYVNHARRLAEDDWAGVESEGEEKEGEDAEEEEMDVDAGKKLPKRYANQLMLSEWLVDVPSDLEQEWVVVVCPVGKRALVVASRGTTAAYTKSGFCVNRFPSLLPGGNRHNSTSDKVYCILDCIYNEAKQTYYILDVMCWRGHPVYDCQTDFRFFWLFSKIQEEEGLGEKSRINPVDGLLFYHKQTHYTPGSTPLVGWLRPYMVPEIIGLAMPATVLTAKPDYAGRQLQQIIESKKSKKLAAEKGHPSSAVAARNGHYELEHLSTPQPTNSLEGQDEAVSQMEN from the exons ATGGCGCGCGGCCGTCGGGCGGGGGTTGCCATGGAGGAGCTGAGCGCGGCGCTGGCGGCCGGCGTGGCCCTGGCAGCGCCCAACAGCCCGGCGGCCCCGCACCCCCGCCTGGCCGCGTACAAGGCCCGCGGCGGCCCGGGGCAGGCCGAGCGCCGCCAGCGCCTCCTCCGCCTCCAGAGAGA GAGGCGGCTGGACTACGTGAACCATGCCAGGAGGCTGGCAGAGGACGACTGGGCAGGGGTGGAGAGCGAGGGcgaggagaaggagggggaagatgcggaggaagaggagatggaCGTGGATGCTGGCAAGAAGCTGCCCAAGCGCTATGCCAATCAG CTGATGCTGTCTGAATGGCTGGTCGATGTCCCCTCGGATCTGGAGCAGGAGTGGGTTGTAGTGGTGTGTCCCGTCGGGAAAAGGGCACTAGTCGTGGCATCCAGg GGCACAACAGCAGCTTACACCAAGAGCGGCTTCTGCGTCAACAGgttcccatccctgctgccagggGGGAACCGGCACAATTCAACGAGTGATAAAG TGTACTGCATCTTGGACTGCATCTACAATGAGGCAAAGCAGACGTACTATATCCTCGACGTGATGTGCTGGAGAGGACACCCTGTTTATGACTGCCAG ACCGACTTCAGATTCTTCTGGCTTTTCTCAAAGATCCaagaggaggaagggctgggagagaaaagcaggattAATCCA GTTGATGGACTTCTCTTCTATCACAAGCAAACCCACTATACCCCCGGCAGCACCCCGCTGGTGGGCTGGCTCCGGCCCTACATGGTACCCGAAATCATCGGGCTCGCCATGCCTGCTACTGTGCTCACTGCCAAACCAGACTATGCTGGGCGTCAGCTCCAGCAGATCATTGAGAGCAAGAAGAGTAAAAAGCTGGCAGCGGAAAAGGGTCACCCGAGTAGCGCGGTGGCTGCAAGGAACGGACATTATGAGCTGGAACACTTGTCTACCCCTCAGCCAACAAACTCTCTGGAGGGTCAGGACGAAGCAGTGAGCCAGATGGAGAATTAG
- the SNUPN gene encoding snurportin-1 isoform X1: MARGRRAGVAMEELSAALAAGVALAAPNSPAAPHPRLAAYKARGGPGQAERRQRLLRLQRERRLDYVNHARRLAEDDWAGVESEGEEKEGEDAEEEEMDVDAGKKLPKRYANQLMLSEWLVDVPSDLEQEWVVVVCPVGKRALVVASRGTTAAYTKSGFCVNRFPSLLPGGNRHNSTSDKVYCILDCIYNEAKQTYYILDVMCWRGHPVYDCQTDFRFFWLFSKIQEEEGLGEKSRINPFKFVGLQNFPCSSDSLCKVLAMDFPFEVDGLLFYHKQTHYTPGSTPLVGWLRPYMVPEIIGLAMPATVLTAKPDYAGRQLQQIIESKKSKKLAAEKGHPSSAVAARNGHYELEHLSTPQPTNSLEGQDEAVSQMEN; encoded by the exons ATGGCGCGCGGCCGTCGGGCGGGGGTTGCCATGGAGGAGCTGAGCGCGGCGCTGGCGGCCGGCGTGGCCCTGGCAGCGCCCAACAGCCCGGCGGCCCCGCACCCCCGCCTGGCCGCGTACAAGGCCCGCGGCGGCCCGGGGCAGGCCGAGCGCCGCCAGCGCCTCCTCCGCCTCCAGAGAGA GAGGCGGCTGGACTACGTGAACCATGCCAGGAGGCTGGCAGAGGACGACTGGGCAGGGGTGGAGAGCGAGGGcgaggagaaggagggggaagatgcggaggaagaggagatggaCGTGGATGCTGGCAAGAAGCTGCCCAAGCGCTATGCCAATCAG CTGATGCTGTCTGAATGGCTGGTCGATGTCCCCTCGGATCTGGAGCAGGAGTGGGTTGTAGTGGTGTGTCCCGTCGGGAAAAGGGCACTAGTCGTGGCATCCAGg GGCACAACAGCAGCTTACACCAAGAGCGGCTTCTGCGTCAACAGgttcccatccctgctgccagggGGGAACCGGCACAATTCAACGAGTGATAAAG TGTACTGCATCTTGGACTGCATCTACAATGAGGCAAAGCAGACGTACTATATCCTCGACGTGATGTGCTGGAGAGGACACCCTGTTTATGACTGCCAG ACCGACTTCAGATTCTTCTGGCTTTTCTCAAAGATCCaagaggaggaagggctgggagagaaaagcaggattAATCCA TTCAAATTTGTGGGCCTGCAGAACTTCCCCTGCTCCTCGGACAGCCTGTGTAAGGTGCTGGCTATGGACTTCCCCTTTGAG GTTGATGGACTTCTCTTCTATCACAAGCAAACCCACTATACCCCCGGCAGCACCCCGCTGGTGGGCTGGCTCCGGCCCTACATGGTACCCGAAATCATCGGGCTCGCCATGCCTGCTACTGTGCTCACTGCCAAACCAGACTATGCTGGGCGTCAGCTCCAGCAGATCATTGAGAGCAAGAAGAGTAAAAAGCTGGCAGCGGAAAAGGGTCACCCGAGTAGCGCGGTGGCTGCAAGGAACGGACATTATGAGCTGGAACACTTGTCTACCCCTCAGCCAACAAACTCTCTGGAGGGTCAGGACGAAGCAGTGAGCCAGATGGAGAATTAG
- the CSPG4 gene encoding chondroitin sulfate proteoglycan 4 produces the protein MGARGGIAMLLLLLACQPLPLCAGPPAGASFFGDGFVEMPLADASRTVRLHLQLYTSQGSGLLFLAAGQPDHLLLQLRAGTLQARLQLGSEEVTLQSPAELQLNNLAVHDVELLVEDGRMTLTIDSLFNSSVDITGPVQELDIQYGLYAGGTGSLDLPYLAEASSPFRGCLHLVTFNGLDVLSPLSSDSSSKIFHRVQEGCSTQFSAEPEDPFGFLGPHSYIAFPTWDAREEATIEFVITTSITQAPLIYHAGLENDFFYLEISNGRLRGFVEKGNGIIVLHNNVFISDEQQHYVKVYTDIHKFEILIDYYASSTSNRGINNYLDLQGNLFIGGMNEKALQRLREHHLAFISVWTMTNNSFVGCLEDLRINLQRRSLQDAVITKDITSGCGKQEHYWDYDEVYEQDEAPTSAPPDVWSGAPGLVVEPCQPDNSFPPAFTNISRLLHVSPLIVSEGGTAYLEWKHAQPTVDLSLANIRQSQILFSITNDPRHGQLELDIPGSRSRRKFTLLDIVNRKVRYVHDGSEGPMDQLMLEVTVTAQQGVPECLRQGQMYLLPIMINPINDAPQVIFPHGNHMTILKHTRKHLTTDILQVLDDDTSCDDLEFQLHGGQQMEEGYVEYDFHPGVPIEEFSCRDLEAGNIVYVHQSGTNLQLTLQVRDGTVPSPIATLRILAIDPDIRLHNNTGLSISQGGAARITTANLSVETNAVKQRVTILYVLTEPLRYGEVQKQGSMGGEWKKVESFHQQDLEQGRIQYFSTDPEHRLEDVVEKLRFKVQVGQKVLQNNTFLIRIKRATIKMRTMVPLQMKNKRHRNITSKELEAMLEDPNSAPVPFHYVIIQAPKKGNLELLGNRLTEGFGFTQDDLQRNHLSYSATIRNSQQAEDTFQFRVRTGEQHSPVYTYTISIGGDPDAPALTNVLLTVPEGGQAVISKDHLFVQSMNSMDYLYEVIEGPAHGRLAWAASHGWASREEITEFTNDDILHRRLLYQHDDSETLEDDIPFVAIRQGEGSAEPDEEEVRGVFRVSIQPINDHTPVQVVNKVFNVVRNGQHLLTTDDIAFTDKDSGFSDTQLVLARKDILFGSIVSVDDRNHQVYRFTQDDLRKKKILFVHSGADRGWIQLQVSDGLHQTTALLEVQASDPYIKIVNNTGLVIHQGSQGSIDSSVLSLETNMDIRSDEEIRFLITTPPRWGTVLRGEQPVMAFSQRDLLAGEISYRHNGSRNTRDELQFTVEANEVVVEDTLAISVFLDTHPSPLRIVNHKEIHVFQGEAAGIKEEYLLVTHEEIPPQDIVYLVSRLPASGFLAMLQHGRDSNEQPSLDPIQSFTQEDINNGRVLYLHSKPEEERDQFVVDITASGADPLEGVVVSLAVLPIAVPLDVRNITVPGGGSITLSTGILNIPNAYFTALGVEFKVLEPPRFGTLLNSERPEDGGLQSFTWSEVESQQIQYRQDGPRAQADSFTLLANASEMDRQSQPRTLFITILPRSSKGPRLRVNAGLQLQEGSTAAIGPHVLSAEDEDSLAEEVTYSIQPPANGKVVLRSAPGAAVRRFTQAQINNGLILFVHQGPLDGGFAFDLWDGENLSPGHFFLVRAQREPLISLAKKQSLTVCPGARQPITSQNLQAVSNSPTGSTALYYSIEQAPRLGRLSTSQGEEIRNFTQAQVDSGLIFYQHEMPEKPFWLAQDAIRFRVVAPMTISDSFILLVLISFEARCPQRLTQLWRNAGLQLARAQRAEIDTSVLDASNLLSQIPVPERAAHDVVFLVTGLPAHGQLLVAGVSLERSEPFFLQSDLATGRLAYTHGGDSVSDDSFRFKAWLRPRVQQSIRPPQEGVVISEAFNITVASSSSKPPQVVKRQEVLRVPPGSVVTVSQEYLDVADTLGSPEEMVYSVLQRPLAGHLANARNPREPINRFTQADVNAGHVVFVATGTRAPESLALSLSDGHHPPTLTSLEIEALPAVSTAASLLPLEVPQDLNRALVSHHHLLGAAQLRAGNALYRITRDPRFGQVQVNQKPVRGFSQKQLDRGEVMFTFTDLTSPEDNFQFLATSWAANRTGVVNVTVRALVKARPGSVWPRGTTALLDTSILDASELANRTKSIPVFKIRRAPHGSRLVRVSRDPGQPTTPTETFSQSELEQGLVGLEVLDAGETDQPLQSDSFVFELVAAGVPPALASLGYSIEPYNASKAYGITLLMAPLAPSPPVPQPQGTARSSPNASELSMPPTTWLGPGATTSPSPVEGGTFLSFIEANMFSIIIPICLIFLLLALILPLLFYLHKRNKTGKHHVQGTPSSKAKNGAVMDQETFRRMDPNQGIPLTTVNALESKGTGPPPQGTGPGAPPDPELLQYCRTSNPPLKNNQYWV, from the exons ccTCTTTCTTCGGGGACGGCTTTGTGGAGATGCCGCTGGCAGATGCCTCGCGCACGGTGCGGCTTCACCTGCAGCTGTACACCAGCCAGGGGAGTGGGCTGCTCTTCCTGGCCGCCGGCCAGCCCGaccacctcctgctccagctgcgaGCTGGCACCCTGCAG gccaggctgcagctgggctcagaGGAGGTGACGCTGCagtccccagcagagctgcagctcaaTAACCTGGCAGTGCATGATGTGGAGCTGCTGGTGGAAGATGGCAGGATGACGCTGACCATCGACAGCCTCTTTAACAGCTCCGTGGACATCACAGGACCCGTACAGGAGTTGGACATCCAGTATGGCCTCTATGCCGGTGGGACAGGCAGCCTTGACCTGCCATACCTCGCTGAGGCCAGCTCGCCCTTCAGAGGTTGCCTCCACTTAGTGACATTCAACGGCCTGGATGTCCTCTCCCCACTGTCCTCTGACAGCAGCTCCAAGATCTTCCACCGGGTCCAGGAAGGGTGCAGCACACAGTTCTCTGCAGAGCCCGAGGACCCTTTCGGGTTTCTGGGGCCACACTCCTACATTGCATTTCCCACATGGGATGCAAGGGAGGAAGCAACCATCGAATTTGTGATAACGACAAGCATCACCCAGGCACCCCTCATATACCATGCAGGGCTGGAGAATGACTTCTTCTACCTGGAGATCTCCAACGGGCGCCTGAGAGGGTTTGTTGAGAAGGGGAATGGCATCATCGTCCTGCACAACAACGTCTTCATCAGCGATGAGCAGCAGCACTATGTCAAAGTCTACACGGACATCCACAAGTTTGAGATCCTGATTGATTACTACGCCTCATCCACATCCAACCGGGGCATCAACAACTACCTGGACCTTCAGGGAAACCTCTTCATTGGAGGTATGAACgaaaaagctttgcaaaggCTGAGGGAACACCATCTTGCTTTCATCTCGGTGTGGACCATGACCAACAACTCATTTGTTGGCTGCTTGGAGGACCTGCGGATAAACCTGCAGAGGAGGAGTCTGCAAGATGCCGTGATCACAAAGGACATCACATCAGGCTGTGGAAAGCAGGAGCACTACTGGGACTATGACGAGGTGTACGAGCAGGATGAGGCACCCACCTCCGCACCTCCAGATGTCTGGTCGGGAGCACCAGGCCTGGTGGTGGAACCATGCCAGCCAGACAACAGCTTCCCACCTGCCTTCACCAACATCAGCAGGCTGCTGCATGTCAGCCCCCTCATTGTCTCTGAAGGGGGCACGGCCTATCTGGAGTGGAAGCACGCCCAGCCAACAGTAGACTTGAGCCTTGCAAACATCCGGCAGTCCCAAATCCTCTTTAGCATCACCAACGACCCTAGGCATGGCCAGCTGGAGCTGGACATTCCTGGGtccaggagcagaaggaagttCACCTTGTTGGACATTGTGAATCGGAAAGTCAGATACGTCCACGATGGCTCTGAGGGGCCCATGGACCAGCTGATGCTGGAGGTGACAGTGACCGCCCAGCAAGGGGTCCCAGAGTGCTTGCGGCAGGGCCAGATGTACCTGCTGCCCATCATGATCAACCCCATCAATGATGCCCCACAGGTGATCTTTCCCCATGGGAACCACATGACAATCCTGAAGCACACACGGAAACACCTGACCACGGACATCCTGCAGGTCCTAGATGATGACACATCCTGTGATGACCTCGAATTCCAGCTGCATGGTGGCCAGCAGATGGAGGAGGGTTATGTAGAGTATGATTTTCACCCTGGAGTGCCCATCGAAGAGTTCTCCTGCAGGGATCTGGAAGCAGGCAACATAGTCTACGTGCACCAGAGTGGGACAAACTTACAGCTCACCTTGCAGGTGAGGGACGGCACAGTCCCAAGCCCCATTGCCACCCTGAGGATCCTTGCCATTGACCCTGACATCCGCCTGCACAACAACACCGGCCTCTCCATCTCCCAAGGAGGGGCTGCACGCATTACCACAGCCAATCTGTCAGTGGAGACAAACGCCGTGAAACAACGGGTCACCATCTTATATGTCCTCACAGAGCCCCTAAGGTATGGTGAGGTCCAGAAGCAAGGGAGCATGGGAGGGGAATGGAAAAAAGTTGAGTCCTTCCACCAGCAAGACCTGGAGCAAGGGCGCATCCAGTATTTTAGCACAGACCCAGAGCACCGGCTGGAAGATGTTGTGGAGAAGCTGAGATTCAAAGTCCAGGTGGGGCAGAAGGTCTTGCAAAACAACACTTTTCTCATAAGGATTAAAAGAGCCACCATTAAGATGAGGACCATGGTCCCCCTCCAGATGAAGAACAAGCGGCACAGAAATATCACCAGTAAGGAGCTGGAGGCAATGTTGGAAGATCCGAACTCTGCCCCAGTCCCCTTCCACTACGTGATAATCCAGGCTCCCAAAAAGGGAAACCTGGAGCTGCTTGGCAACAGGCTGACCGAAGGCTTTGGATTTACCCAAGATGACCTGCAAAGAAACCACCTGAGCTACAGCGCAACCATCAGGAACTCTCAGCAAGCTGAGGACACCTTCCAGTTTCGAGTCCGCACTGGTGAGCAGCACTCTCCTGTCTATACCTACACAATCAGCATTGGTGGGGACCCCGATGCACCAGCCCTGACCAACGTCCTCCTGACTGTGCCAGAAGGGGGGCAAGCCGTCATCTCCAAGGACCACTTGTTTGTACAGAGCATGAACAGCATGGACTACCTCTATGAAGTGATTGAGGGGCCAGCACACGGGAGACTGGCCTGGGCTGCATCCCACGGCTGGGCCTCCAGAGAGGAGATCACAGAGTTCACCAACGATGACATCCTCCACCGCCGGCTGCTGTACCAGCATGATGACTCCGAGACACTGGAGGACGACATCCCCTTCGTAGCAATCAGGCAGGGCGAGGGCAGCGCTGAGCCTGATGAGGAGGAGGTGAGAGGTGTTTTCAGGGTCTCCATCCAACCCATCAATGACCACACCCCGGTCCAGGTGGTGAACAAGGTCTTCAATGTGGTGCGCAATGGGCAGCACCTGCTGACAACAGATGACATCGCCTTCACCGACAAGGACTCTGGCTTCTCTGACACGCAGCTGGTGCTGGCAAGGAAGGACATTTTGTTTGGCAGCATCGTGTCCGTCGATGACAGAAACCACCAGGTCTATCGGTTCACCCAGGATGACTTGAGGAAGAAGAAGATCCTCTTTGTCCATTCAGGGGCTGACCGGGGCTGGATCCAGCTACAGGTCTCAGATGGCCTCCACCAAACCACGGCCCTCCTGGAAGTACAGGCATCAGACCCCTACATCAAAATAGTCAACAACACCGGTCTAGTCATCCACCAAGGCAGCCAAGGGAGCATTGACTCCTCTGTCCTCAGCCTGGAGACTAACATGGACATCAGGTCAGATGAAGAGATACGGTTCCTGATAACAACCCCCCCGAGGTGGGGGACTGTGCTGAGAGGGGAGCAGCCGGTCATGGCCTTCTCCCAGAGGGACTTGCTAGCTGGAGAGATCTCCTACCGCCACAACGGGAGCAGGAACACCCGGGATGAGCTCCAGTTCACTGTAGAAGCGAAtgaggtggtggtggaggaCACGCTGGCCATCAGCGTGTTCTTGGACACCCATCCCAGCCCCCTGCGCATAGTCAACCACAAGGAGATCCACGTCTTCCAGGGGGAAGCGGCTGGGATCAAGGAGGAGTACTTACTG GTGACCCACGAAGAGATCCCTCCCCAAGACATAGTCTACCTGGTGAGCAGACTCCCGGCCTCTGGCTTCCTGGCGATGCTTCAGCACGGCAGAGACTCGAATGAGCAGCCCAGCCTGGACCCCATCCAGTCCTTCACCCAGGAGGACATCAATAACGGCAGAGTCCTCTACCTCCACTCCAAGCCGGAGGAGGAGCGTGACCAGTTTGTCGTGGACATCACGGCCAGCGGTGCAGACCCTCtggagggggtggtggtgagTCTGGCCGTGCTCCCGATCGCCGTCCCCCTGGATGTCCGCAACATCACGGTGCCGGGAGGCGGCTCCATCACCCTCTCCACGGGCATCCTCAACATCCCCAACGCCTACTTCACGGCTCTCGGCGTGGAGTTCAAAGTGCTCGAGCCCCCCCGGTTTGGCACCCTCCTGAACAGCGAACGGCCTGAGGATGGCGGGCTGCAGAGCTTCACCTGGAGCGAG GTGGAGAGCCAGCAGATCCAGTACAGGCAGGACGGCCCCCGGGCCCAGGCCGACAGCTTCACCCTCCTGGCCAACGCCTCCGAGATGGACCGGCAGAGCCAGCCCAGGACCCTCTTCATCACCATCCTGCCCCGCAGCTCCAAGGGGCCCCGGCTGAGGGTCAACGCCGGGCTGCAG ctgcaggaagGCTCCACGGCTGCCATCGGTCCCCACGTCCTGAGCGCCGAGGACGAGGACTCCCTGGCAGAGGAGGTGACCTACTCCATCCAGCCCCCGGCCAATGGGAAGGTTGTGCTGAGGTCGGCACCCGGCGCTGCGGTCCGGCGGTTCACCCAGGCCCAGATAAACAACGGCCTCATCCTCTTCGTGCACCAAG GGCCCCTGGATGGGGGCTTCGCCTTCGACCTGTGGGACGGCGAGAACCTGTCTCCTGGGCACTTCTTCCTCGTCAGGGCCCAGAGAGAGCCCCTCATCAGCCTGGCTAAGAAGCAGAGCCTCACCGTCTGCCCAG GTGCCCGGCAGCCCATCACCAGCCAGAACCTGCAGGCAGTGAGCAACAGCCCCACTGGCTCTACTGCTCTGTACTACAGCATCGAGCAAGCCCCACGCCTGGGCAGGCTGAGCACCTCCCAGGGGGAGGAAATCAGGAACTTCACCCAAGCCCAG gtgGACAGCGGATTGATTTTCTACCAGCATGAGATGCCAGAGAAGCCCTTCTGGCTTGCCCAAGATGCTATCCGCTTCCGTGTGGTTGCTCCCATGACCATCTCAGATTCCTTCATCCTCCTCGTGCTGATCTCCTTCGAGGCCAGGTGTCCCCAGCGCTTGACTCAGCTATGGAGAAATGCAG gTCTCCAGCTCGCAAGGGCCCAACGGGCTGAGATTGACACCTCAGTGCTGGATGCTTCCAACCTCCTAAGCCAAATCCCAGTCCCCGAGAGGGCTGCACATGATGTTGTCTTCCTGGTGACAGGGCTGCCAGCTCATGGGCAGCTCTTGGTGGCTGGTGTGTCCCTAGAGCGGTCAGAGCCGTTTTTCCTGCAGTCAGACCTGGCCACGGGACGCCTGGCATATACCCATGGTGGAGACAGCGTCTCTGATGACAGTTTCAGATTTAAGGCTTGGCTCCGGCCCCGGGTGCAGCAGTCCATCCGTCCTCCGCAGGAAGGTGTGGTCATCTCTGAAGCTTTCAATATAACggtggccagcagcagcagcaagccacCACAGGTGGTGAAGCGGCAAGAAGTGCTGCGGGTCCCACCAGGCTCCGTGGTGACCGTGTCCCAGGAGTACCTGGATGTGGCAGACACATTGGGGTCCCCAGAGGAGATGGTGTACAGTGTCCTCCAGAGACCTCTTGCTGGCCACCTGGCCAATGCACGCAACCCACGGGAACCCATCAACCGCTTCACCCAAGCGGATGTCAACGCAGGCCACGTGGTATTTGTTGCCACTGGGACCCGTGCCCCAGAGTCCTTAGCCCTGAGCCTCTCCGATGGCCACCACCCGCCCACCTTGACCTCGCTGGAGATAGAGGCGCTGCCTGCAGTGAGCACcgctgccagcctgctgccGCTGGAGGTGCCCCAAGACCTGAACAGGGCTTTGGTGTCCCACCATCACCTCCTGGGAGCCGCACAGCTGAGGGCAGGCAATGCCCTGTACAGGATCACCAGGGACCCAAGGTTTGGCCAAGTGCAGGTCAACCAAAAGCCAGTGCGGGGCTTCTCGCAGAAGCAGCTGGACCGCGGGGAGGTGATGTTCACCTTCACTGACCTCACCTCTCCTGAGGACAACTTCCAGTTCCTTGCCACATCATGGGCAGCCAACAGGACTGGGGTGGTGAACGTGACCGTCCGCGCCTTGGTGAAGGCTCGGCCGGGCAGCGTGTGGCCCAGGGGCACCACGGCCCTCCTGGACACCAGCATCCTTGACGCCAGTGAGCTGGCCAACCGCACCAAGAGCATCCCAGTCTTCAAGATCCGCAGGGCGCCCCATGGCAGCCGTCTTGTGAGGGTCTCCAGGGACCCAGGACAACCCACCACCCCGACTGAGACCTTCAGCCAGAGCGAGCTGGAGCAAGGGCTGGTCGGGCTGGAGGTGCTGGATGCTGGGGAGACTGATCAGCCCCTGCAGAGTGACAGCTTTGTCTTTGAGCTGGTGGCTGCTGGCGTGCCACCAGCGCTGGCATCCCTGGGGTACAGCATTGAGCCCTACAACGCCTCGAAAGCCTACGGCATCACCCTGCTCATGGCCCCCCTGGCACCCTCGCCCCcggtgccccagccccagggcacaGCACGGAGCAGCCCTAACGCCAGTGAGCTGAGCATGCCCCCCACCACGTGGCTGGGCCCCGGTGCtaccaccagccccagccctgtggAGGGGGGCACCTTCCTCAGCTTCATCGAGGCCAACATGTTCAGCATCATCATCCCCATCTgcctcatcttcctcctgctggcCCTCATCCTGCCCCTGCTCTTCTACCTGCACAAGCGCAACAAGACGGGGAAGCACCACGTCCAGGGCACCCCCTCCTCCAAAGCCAAGAACGGGGCCGTGATGGACCAGGAGACCTTCCGGAGGATGGACCCCAACCAAGGCATCCCCCTAACGACTGTCAATGCCCTGGAGAGCAAGGGCACgggtcccccaccccagggcacaGGTCCCGGTGCGCCGCCGGACCCAGAGCTGCTCCAGTACTGCCGGACTTCCAATCCCCCCTTGAAAAACAACCAGTACTGGGTGTGA
- the SNX33 gene encoding sorting nexin-33, protein MALKARALYNFQSENKEEISIQENEELVIFSENSLDGWLQGQNSRGETGLFPASYVEILRSRSGSNYTDYSSSPAGSPGHDSSFYTAPPNPGISYQGSFEDDDDDDWDDWDDACTVVEEPRSAPGTNGHPSPSLQYPAAYSHHQHAGYHPKPALERQDSMSSSKRGSVVGRNLNRFSCFVRSGVEAFILGDVPLMSKIAEVYCIEMGSKGPQWRANPHPFICSVEDPTKQTKFKGIKSYISYKLTPSNINSPVYRRYKHFDWLYNRLLHKFTVISVPHLPEKQATGRFEEDFIEKRKRRLILWMDHMTSHPVLSQYEGFQHFLCCRDEKQWKLGKRRAEKDEMVGASFLLTIQIPTEHQDLQDVEDRVDAFKAFSKKMDDSVLQLTNVASELVRKHVGGFRKEFQKLGNAFQAISHSFHMDPPYSSDALNNAISHTGKTYETVGEMFAEQPKNDLFLMLDTLSLYQGLLSNFPDIIHLQKGAFAKVKESQRMSDEGRMDQEEADGIRKRCRVVGFALQAEMNHFHERRVADFKRMMQSYLKQQIIFYQRVSQQLEKTLRMYDNL, encoded by the exons ATGGCGTTGAAAGCCAGAGCACTTTACAACTTCCAGAGCGAAAACAAAGAGGAGATCAGCATCCAGGAGAACGAGGAGCTCGTCATCTTCAGTGAGAACTCCCTGGACGGGTGGTTACAGGGCCAAAACAGCCGGGGGGAGACCGgcctcttccctgcctcttACGTCGAAATCCTCCGCTCCAGGTCAGGCTCCAACTACACGGACTACTCCAGCAGCCCGGCCGGCTCCCCTGGGCATGACTCCTCCTTCTACACAGCCCCCCCCAACCCCGGCATCTCCTACCAGGGCAGTTTTGAGGACGACGATGATGATGACTGGGATGACTGGGACGATGCTTGCACGGTGGTGGAGGAGCCCCGGAGCGCGCCGGGCACCAACGGGCACCCTTCGCCCAGCCTGCAGTACCCGGCGGCGTACAGCCACCACCAGCATGCCGGTTACCATCCCAAGCCGGCACTGGAGAGGCAGGACAGCATGAGCTCCTCCAAGAGGGGCAGTGTGGTGGGGAGGAACCTCAACCGCTTCTCCTGCTTCGTCCGCTCGGGGGTGGAAGCCTTCATCCTGGGCGACGTGCCCCTGATGTCCAAGATTGCCGAGGTGTACTGCATCGAGATGGGCTCCAAAGGTCCCCAGTGGAGGGCGAACCCCCACCCCTTCATCTGCTCGGTGGAGGACCCGACCAAGCAAACCAAGTTCAAGGGCATCAAGAGCTACATCTCCTACAAGCTGACCCCCAGCAACATCAACTCACCTGTCTACCGGCGGTACAAGCACTTTGACTGGCTCTACAACCGCCTCCTGCACAAGTTCACGGTCATCTCGGTGCCCCATCTGCCTGAGAAGCAGGCCACCGGGCGCTTCGAGGAGGACTTCATCGAGAAGCGCAAGCGGCGGCTCATCCTCTGGATGGACCATATGACCAGCCACCCCGTCCTCTCCCAGTACGAGGGCTTCCAGCACTTCCTCTGCTGCCGCGACGAGAAGCAGTGGAAGCTGGGCAAACGCCGGGCGGAGAAAGATGAGATGGTGGGTGCCAGCTTCCTTCTCACCATCCAGATCCCCACAGAGCACCAGGACCTGCAGGATGTGGAGGACCGCGTTGATGCCTTCAAGGCCTTCAGCAAGAAGATGGATGACAGCGTCCTGCAGCTGACCAACGTGGCCTCGGAGCTGGTGCGCAAGCACGTGGGGGGCTTCCGGAAGGAGTTCCAGAAGCTGGGCAATGCTTTCCAAGCCATCAGCCACTCCTTCCACATGGACCCCCCCTACAGCTCGGACGCCCTCAACAACGCCATCTCCCACACGGGCAAGACATACGAGACCGTGGGGGAGATGTTCGCCGAGCAGCCCAAGAACGACCTGTTCCTCATGCTGGACACTCTCTCTTTGTACCAAGGGCTCCTCTctaacttcccagacatcatCCACCTCCAGAAAG GCGCCTTTGCGAAGGTGAAAGAGAGCCAGCGGATGAGTGACGAGGGCCGGATGGACCAGGAGGAGGCGGACGGGATCCGCAAGCGCTGCCGCGTCGTGGGCTTCGCCCTGCAAGCCGAGATGAACCACTTCCACGAGCGGCGCGTGGCCGACTTCAAGAGGATGATGCAGTCCTACTTAAAGCAGCAGATCATTTTCTACCAGCGCgtcagccagcagctggagaagacATTACGCATGTATGACAACCTCTAA